A window from Pseudooceanicola algae encodes these proteins:
- a CDS encoding C1 family peptidase, producing MAVFRSVHLAGFLIVLSVSPVMAQYLGAVIDPDAFSATPKAPPLSRGDYANLPLRASLKAFAPPPGDQGQQGSCVGWATAYAARTILATSTGSVTGGGQSFSPSYVYNQIRVEGCDGGSRLSDAMRLMSGDGVAPLTDFPYDDGNCSLVPSPSQRQLASAYRIGEWRRLFDVSSVNKHIPVRRALAAGHPVPISMRLPMSFMEYDGGVFNATTAERAAAVSGSRDAVARHIAGGHAMTAIGYDDEGQWIEIINSWSQDWGERGYARVSWDDFNTFVMEAYEVMPLSAPAPAPVPEPAPAPAPAPAPEPEPEPEPEPGPAPKPEPKPKPEPKPRPEPRPEPKPEPEPEPAPKPAPSVRDMSAALRFLDLQGTEIPARIDATGWTLTRPLASGTSFRVEATPGASANLYVLGAGSDGRYVELFPRSQLISTRVGAEDTLLLPGPTDGHFTQLDQSAGQDTYLVLVAGLSLELAPVLSALNETTGQPLPDRLRAALGSRLVDPGEMVPASAGIGFEVAVQTGDVAAMPVKIDHVAAAPDAGDSAAPLIVLTHPMRDAFDAATDAPFMVASREVTIEGRAQDDSRIASLAIPGAQSMRQSDRGPFRAQVTLPPGDGPHEITIEATDVAGNSATRTLWFQMRN from the coding sequence ATGGCTGTTTTCAGATCAGTGCATCTTGCAGGGTTCCTGATTGTTCTGTCCGTTTCTCCGGTGATGGCGCAATACCTTGGCGCCGTGATTGATCCGGACGCCTTTTCCGCGACACCCAAGGCGCCCCCGCTGTCACGGGGCGATTATGCGAACCTGCCGCTGCGGGCCTCCTTGAAAGCCTTCGCGCCACCGCCCGGAGACCAGGGGCAGCAGGGGTCCTGCGTCGGTTGGGCCACGGCCTATGCGGCCCGCACGATCCTTGCGACCTCGACCGGTTCAGTCACGGGAGGTGGCCAGTCATTCTCGCCCTCATATGTCTATAACCAGATCCGTGTCGAAGGCTGCGATGGCGGCAGCCGGCTGAGCGATGCGATGCGCCTGATGTCGGGGGACGGCGTCGCGCCGCTGACCGATTTCCCCTATGACGATGGCAATTGCAGCCTGGTTCCCAGCCCCTCGCAAAGGCAGCTTGCCAGCGCCTATCGGATCGGTGAATGGCGCAGGCTGTTCGATGTCTCGTCGGTCAACAAGCATATCCCGGTGCGCCGTGCCCTGGCGGCAGGCCACCCGGTTCCGATTTCGATGCGGCTGCCCATGAGCTTCATGGAGTATGATGGCGGCGTCTTCAATGCGACGACGGCGGAACGGGCGGCGGCCGTTTCCGGGTCACGCGATGCCGTGGCCCGCCATATTGCGGGCGGGCACGCGATGACCGCCATCGGATATGACGACGAAGGACAATGGATCGAGATCATCAATTCCTGGAGCCAGGACTGGGGAGAGCGCGGTTATGCGCGGGTCTCCTGGGATGATTTCAATACCTTCGTCATGGAAGCCTACGAGGTGATGCCCCTGTCCGCACCCGCCCCCGCCCCGGTTCCCGAACCGGCGCCAGCACCAGCACCAGCGCCAGCGCCCGAACCTGAACCTGAGCCCGAACCTGAGCCGGGGCCCGCCCCGAAACCTGAGCCGAAACCGAAACCCGAGCCCAAACCCCGGCCAGAGCCGAGGCCCGAGCCGAAACCAGAACCAGAACCCGAACCGGCACCCAAGCCCGCTCCCTCCGTCCGGGACATGAGTGCTGCCTTGCGGTTCCTCGACCTTCAAGGGACAGAGATCCCGGCCCGCATCGATGCCACCGGCTGGACGCTGACGCGCCCCCTGGCCTCCGGCACCAGTTTCCGGGTCGAAGCCACGCCGGGTGCCTCCGCCAACCTCTATGTGCTGGGGGCGGGATCCGACGGACGCTACGTCGAGCTGTTCCCGCGCTCGCAACTGATCTCGACCCGTGTCGGCGCCGAGGACACCCTGCTTCTGCCCGGCCCGACCGACGGGCATTTTACCCAGCTCGACCAGTCTGCGGGGCAGGACACCTACCTTGTCCTTGTCGCGGGGCTGAGCCTCGAGCTTGCGCCGGTCTTGTCGGCGCTGAATGAAACGACGGGTCAACCGTTGCCGGACCGGCTGCGCGCCGCCCTTGGGTCGCGGCTGGTCGATCCGGGCGAAATGGTGCCCGCCAGCGCGGGTATCGGGTTCGAGGTCGCCGTGCAGACCGGCGATGTTGCGGCCATGCCCGTGAAGATCGATCATGTTGCCGCCGCCCCGGATGCGGGGGACAGCGCGGCCCCCCTGATCGTGCTGACCCACCCGATGCGCGACGCCTTCGATGCCGCGACGGATGCGCCCTTCATGGTAGCGTCCCGCGAGGTGACCATCGAAGGCCGCGCACAGGACGACAGCCGGATCGCGTCGCTTGCGATCCCCGGCGCGCAGTCGATGCGGCAGTCCGACCGGGGCCCTTTCCGGGCGCAGGTCACCTTGCCGCCCGGCGACGGACCGCATGAAATCACCATCGAGGCGACCGATGTCGCCGGCAATTCCGCCACCAGAACGCTTTGGTTCCAGATGCGAAACTGA
- a CDS encoding OmpA family protein, whose translation MITRHFLGLALFGMTSASALFAPQTAFAVDCRICETYDDPTALFELSSTLNSSALRHQIRGWVAEHRPDTAGGLAGQAWMASAAGDEDAAVRLYQQALAIDPALFVAANNLSIRVEDTSGVDAGNAIMLPLVGNPDAGLTPMWNVFFNLYNGDRQDEAFRYLETWESDGTQPRWVPAAIRGQLAVSDNDRAAADAHFLDAMQNSDVVSYVVFDRWLGNRRRIESGQRASKNQRQRTYDLAMEFAARAETPMAYEKIGLFAREHMNDISKAFFARREGIAAMALPELVAGAFFDVANYYPDYAFDMLERGLEDFPYNYDIAITELSAYSMFRIDRARADAAATRGLANTTTGHTVAQVGSHVLANRARLGDYDSAPQLMDRLLPQLSGGDRRSLVCSYLDNRIDAKDLTRARQALADCEAAGASSVWVAKRADQIAYFSGLVDDRDQWLASQPFLRDWEARFGESLRAAIQFETGQATILPESFDVIETAADALNAPGGEDYVFQIEGHTDNRGSDAVNFPLSAARAAAVKDALVGQLGLDAARIQTRGFGPGNPVAPNATEAGRQENRRVEIRPMGNVNDPQVATPGAYDFTWLDISKDGRIAVMGNSPTQVWDLERNVILHEISAGLDHKISPNGRYLASASSFERPGGAVSHTLYLYDLRSGKLVDLVALEGEIGSYSWSPFSDRIAFSASEGYIRVYDMAARAVTGVSRLTTARIPAELAWTNDGATLVAKVGANQGDMYLLDPDGLGETRVIPQSGWFHAMGQDRSGRYLIASRNNSSFTVWDRQNDWAEVASGRLPMIARKIYTHPTEPWVLMYAKFDADTNVLLMDLTDGSILARSPLKIEGGGFTPDGDRFITGSGDELLELDTRTLEVVARRESASSIGRDVHVFDDSGLVLSSDASGSAVWSLQTGRRVHVFDAVPDGSWLAVPNRAAEVMAIRDDKRALIIFDSAEFTADTIWQTEDEIADLTMDGTRLVVATVPAGSARRGAADPQITLHVIDLATMETLRRITTDIVTGPMRYDAAYNYRARVDLEGDSLGLVTSYSDGLGHSIDSSALLQLFDVQTGAALPSVARNAPIEGFSVMAEGAEVRVRGTGNYSVYDVATARSIDTAPYDPIFSLTLEDGRKIRWFWDRVTLDDKVLTFPMSLRSLSLSERNNVLVGQTHTSKIHFIDLSRLETALTIMPFTNGEWIAYTPAGNYTASLQGTEGVYWTLGDNYLPFDALANQFSRPSLVQDLLRKLTAGALTDEDVRDPKVEPDTFDAPYQVEQVTPARLTTEEDSMMIELKVTKDSPDLPDPEFRYVLNGRQVVRSRGFEEESFFEDSETVTLSRRFDLRPGANTIEASLIWNGAEVSTFRVEAQREMAQTDVQSGKGALWFFGVGVSEYENPAQNLEFAAKDATALAELLQTQSRDMFSQVHTKVLTDAEATERDVRIEMNEFLAQSAPDDVVIVFIAGHGVTDEEQNLYFVTHDADLARPYTGMEVERFRSVLENRPLNQSALLLIDICHSGAAGRVVSEDAVQKLAEGTGAIVFSSSSGSGLAYEDSSFGGGHGAFTAALLEALRGMADADTGNRDGQNSLQEMVIYTSSEVPRLTQGLQRPTIPMMAQGIDYGISMAD comes from the coding sequence ATGATCACCCGCCATTTTCTGGGGCTTGCCCTGTTCGGCATGACCTCTGCGAGCGCGCTTTTCGCGCCGCAGACCGCCTTTGCCGTCGACTGCCGCATCTGCGAGACATATGACGACCCGACCGCGCTGTTCGAACTGTCGTCCACGCTCAATTCCAGCGCCCTGCGCCACCAGATCCGCGGCTGGGTCGCCGAACATCGACCCGACACCGCCGGAGGGCTGGCCGGGCAGGCGTGGATGGCCAGTGCGGCGGGGGACGAGGACGCGGCGGTGCGCCTTTACCAGCAGGCCCTGGCGATCGATCCGGCGCTTTTCGTCGCGGCCAATAACCTTTCCATTCGGGTCGAGGACACCAGCGGCGTTGACGCGGGCAATGCGATCATGTTGCCGCTGGTGGGCAATCCCGATGCGGGTTTGACGCCGATGTGGAACGTGTTCTTCAATCTCTACAACGGTGACCGTCAGGACGAGGCCTTCCGCTATCTTGAAACATGGGAAAGCGACGGGACGCAGCCGCGCTGGGTCCCCGCCGCAATCCGTGGGCAGCTGGCCGTATCCGACAATGACCGGGCGGCCGCCGATGCGCATTTCCTTGACGCCATGCAGAACAGCGATGTCGTCAGCTACGTTGTCTTCGACCGTTGGCTTGGCAATCGTCGCCGGATCGAGTCCGGCCAAAGGGCAAGCAAGAACCAACGCCAGCGCACCTATGACCTGGCGATGGAGTTTGCCGCGCGGGCCGAGACGCCGATGGCCTATGAAAAGATCGGCCTGTTTGCCAGGGAACACATGAACGACATCTCCAAGGCCTTCTTCGCGCGGCGCGAAGGGATCGCCGCCATGGCGCTGCCGGAACTGGTGGCCGGAGCCTTCTTTGATGTTGCCAACTATTACCCCGATTATGCCTTCGACATGCTGGAACGCGGGTTGGAGGACTTTCCCTATAACTACGACATCGCGATAACCGAGCTTTCGGCCTATTCGATGTTCCGCATCGACCGCGCCCGCGCCGATGCCGCCGCCACGCGTGGTCTTGCGAACACGACGACAGGTCATACGGTCGCGCAGGTCGGGAGCCATGTCCTTGCGAACCGTGCGCGGCTGGGGGACTACGACAGCGCCCCCCAGTTGATGGACCGGCTGCTGCCGCAACTTTCCGGTGGGGATCGCCGCAGCCTGGTGTGCAGCTATCTCGACAACCGGATCGATGCCAAGGATCTCACGCGGGCGCGTCAGGCCTTGGCCGATTGCGAGGCGGCAGGCGCCTCCTCCGTCTGGGTTGCGAAACGCGCCGACCAGATCGCCTATTTCAGCGGGCTTGTTGATGACCGCGATCAGTGGCTGGCCTCGCAGCCCTTCCTGCGCGACTGGGAAGCCCGCTTTGGCGAAAGTCTGCGCGCCGCGATCCAGTTCGAAACCGGTCAGGCCACCATCCTGCCGGAGTCTTTCGACGTGATCGAGACCGCTGCCGATGCGTTGAACGCGCCGGGGGGCGAGGATTACGTTTTCCAGATCGAGGGCCATACCGACAACCGCGGCTCGGATGCGGTGAATTTCCCGCTGAGCGCGGCCCGTGCCGCCGCCGTGAAGGATGCGCTGGTCGGCCAGCTCGGGCTTGATGCGGCGCGGATCCAGACCCGGGGTTTCGGCCCCGGCAACCCCGTCGCCCCCAATGCGACAGAGGCAGGACGGCAGGAAAATCGCCGGGTCGAGATCCGCCCCATGGGCAATGTGAACGACCCCCAGGTCGCCACGCCGGGAGCCTATGACTTCACATGGCTCGACATCAGCAAGGACGGCCGCATCGCGGTGATGGGAAATTCCCCGACCCAGGTCTGGGACCTGGAACGCAATGTCATCCTGCACGAGATATCCGCCGGGCTGGATCACAAGATTTCTCCCAACGGGCGCTATCTTGCCTCAGCGTCGTCCTTCGAACGTCCGGGCGGCGCGGTGAGCCACACGCTTTACCTCTACGATCTGCGCAGTGGCAAGTTGGTGGATCTGGTCGCGTTGGAAGGGGAAATCGGATCCTACAGCTGGAGCCCGTTCAGCGACAGGATCGCCTTTTCCGCGAGCGAGGGGTATATCCGTGTATATGACATGGCCGCCCGTGCCGTGACCGGGGTTTCCCGCCTGACGACGGCCAGGATTCCCGCCGAGCTTGCCTGGACAAACGATGGCGCCACCCTGGTGGCAAAGGTCGGCGCCAACCAAGGCGACATGTACCTGCTGGATCCCGACGGCCTGGGTGAAACCCGTGTGATCCCGCAATCGGGCTGGTTCCACGCCATGGGCCAGGACCGGAGCGGCCGCTATCTGATCGCCAGCCGGAACAATTCTTCCTTCACGGTCTGGGACCGGCAGAACGACTGGGCCGAGGTCGCCTCGGGGCGCCTGCCGATGATCGCGCGCAAGATCTACACCCATCCCACCGAACCCTGGGTTCTTATGTACGCGAAGTTCGATGCCGATACGAATGTCCTGCTGATGGACCTGACCGACGGATCCATCCTTGCCCGGTCGCCGCTGAAGATCGAAGGCGGTGGGTTCACCCCTGACGGTGACCGTTTCATCACCGGGTCGGGGGACGAACTGCTGGAACTGGACACCCGCACGCTTGAGGTCGTCGCGCGCCGTGAAAGCGCTTCGTCCATCGGGCGGGATGTGCATGTCTTCGATGACAGCGGGTTGGTTCTGTCCTCTGACGCCTCCGGCAGCGCGGTCTGGAGCCTGCAGACCGGGCGGCGCGTCCACGTCTTTGACGCCGTGCCCGATGGAAGCTGGCTGGCGGTTCCGAACCGCGCGGCCGAGGTCATGGCGATCCGCGACGACAAGCGTGCCCTGATCATCTTCGACAGCGCGGAATTCACCGCCGACACGATCTGGCAGACTGAAGACGAAATCGCCGATCTGACCATGGACGGCACCCGGCTCGTGGTCGCGACGGTGCCGGCGGGCAGCGCCCGCCGTGGCGCGGCCGATCCGCAGATCACCCTGCATGTCATCGACCTTGCGACCATGGAGACCCTGCGCCGGATCACCACCGATATCGTCACCGGGCCGATGCGCTACGACGCGGCCTACAATTATCGTGCCAGGGTCGACCTTGAGGGCGACTCGCTTGGGCTGGTTACCTCCTATTCAGACGGCCTGGGGCATTCGATCGACAGCAGCGCGCTGCTTCAGCTCTTTGATGTGCAGACCGGCGCGGCCCTGCCCTCGGTCGCCCGAAACGCGCCCATCGAGGGCTTCAGCGTGATGGCAGAGGGGGCAGAGGTCAGGGTGCGCGGCACCGGGAATTACAGCGTCTACGATGTCGCCACCGCGCGCAGTATCGATACCGCCCCCTACGATCCGATCTTTTCCCTGACACTTGAGGACGGCCGCAAGATCCGCTGGTTCTGGGACCGGGTCACGCTGGACGACAAGGTGCTGACTTTCCCGATGAGCCTGCGCAGCCTGTCCCTGAGCGAGCGCAACAACGTCCTTGTCGGCCAGACCCACACCAGCAAGATCCATTTCATCGACCTGTCGCGGTTGGAAACCGCGCTGACGATCATGCCCTTCACGAACGGCGAATGGATCGCCTATACGCCGGCGGGTAATTACACCGCCTCGCTGCAGGGGACCGAAGGGGTCTATTGGACGCTGGGGGACAATTACCTGCCCTTCGATGCGCTGGCGAACCAGTTCTCCAGGCCATCGCTGGTGCAGGACCTGTTGCGCAAACTGACCGCAGGGGCCCTGACCGATGAGGATGTGCGCGACCCGAAGGTCGAACCCGATACCTTCGATGCGCCCTATCAGGTCGAACAGGTCACTCCGGCCCGCCTGACAACCGAAGAAGACAGCATGATGATCGAGTTGAAGGTCACCAAGGACAGCCCGGATCTGCCGGACCCCGAGTTCCGCTATGTCCTGAACGGGCGTCAGGTTGTCCGGTCGCGCGGCTTCGAAGAGGAATCCTTCTTCGAGGACAGCGAAACGGTCACCTTGTCACGTCGCTTCGATCTGCGCCCCGGTGCCAACACGATTGAGGCCAGCCTGATCTGGAACGGCGCCGAGGTGTCGACCTTCCGCGTCGAGGCGCAGCGCGAGATGGCGCAGACGGATGTGCAATCCGGCAAGGGGGCGCTCTGGTTCTTCGGGGTCGGCGTGTCGGAATACGAGAACCCCGCGCAGAACCTTGAATTCGCGGCCAAGGATGCGACGGCCCTTGCCGAGCTTTTGCAAACCCAGAGCCGCGACATGTTCTCGCAAGTGCACACCAAGGTGCTGACCGACGCCGAGGCCACCGAACGCGATGTCCGGATCGAGATGAACGAGTTCCTCGCCCAGTCGGCCCCCGATGACGTGGTCATCGTCTTCATCGCCGGGCATGGCGTGACGGACGAGGAACAGAACCTCTATTTCGTCACCCATGATGCGGACCTCGCGCGGCCCTACACCGGGATGGAGGTCGAACGCTTTCGTTCGGTCCTGGAAAACCGCCCGTTGAATCAAAGCGCCCTTCTGCTGATCGACATCTGCCATTCGGGCGCCGCCGGACGCGTGGTATCCGAGGATGCCGTGCAGAAGCTGGCAGAGGGGACCGGTGCGATCGTCTTCTCGTCCTCCTCGGGGTCCGGGCTGGCCTATGAGGATTCCAGTTTCGGTGGTGGCCACGGTGCCTTCACGGCTGCCTTGCTCGAGGCGCTTCGGGGAATGGCGGACGCCGACACCGGTAATCGAGATGGCCAGAATTCGCTGCAGGAGATGGTGATCTATACCTCCTCCGAAGTGCCGCGCCTGACCCAGGGCCTGCAACGGCCGACCATTCCGATGATGGCCCAGGGCATCGACTATGGTATTTCCATGGCAGACTGA
- a CDS encoding glycosyltransferase — protein MADTASPKDTATPETAAPEAIAAPEGAGSEGTTGSESADAADNRDQIAFHSVDSAPKRFAVFVPQWKGLAVLGLFCLVSTLLLWLKSAYLTNSIFPHHDLVVTQFAGNHSIAVRIFVISFYIAFSAFAAASLLGRVLFALDLLLTYAVLCAAFDMTGALAAWSLDLTYSLHFVEIVSGITGFAVYSFKLMERGHMPSRIPVEHRPKQMRRAFLRLGFALILAGGLSIWVGGMDLEIVKWMREVTLLGGIGPGVFLFLPVCFFTLYGFALWDDWRQRHRVFAPDISVIVPAHNEEYIIERTIQGLDRAAANYAGQVHILIMENNSTDDTAAIAARALAACESATGRVIPVPTPGKSNALNAGLDAAETEFLVRVDADTVLGQDNLTRAMQHFADPAVGTVGGVPIPPGGALFDRPRLLEVLVKHGFYSVAFSAVESVVGIPGMFVVYRTEHPRYLGGFVEGMNGEDTDISLRIGELGFHSVVDPKIRYVSEVPATYGHMREQRMRWFRSVYHVSSRCRDLIYSDWPTLRGKVLLPFMLVNSGRRAMLVPLILFGVIEYAGGFNPGSPLAWQAVVAVMIGAPAMMAVVAALFNGMPKAILNLPHYLLFRILRAYFTLESMLSISIRTNREDIARAYLRNIIPDKPVRVA, from the coding sequence ATGGCCGACACCGCCAGCCCAAAGGACACCGCCACCCCGGAGACCGCCGCCCCTGAGGCCATTGCCGCCCCCGAAGGCGCCGGGTCCGAAGGCACGACCGGATCGGAAAGCGCCGACGCCGCGGACAACCGCGACCAGATCGCCTTTCATTCGGTCGACAGCGCCCCCAAGCGCTTTGCCGTCTTCGTGCCGCAATGGAAGGGCCTCGCGGTCCTCGGCCTGTTCTGCCTGGTCTCGACCCTGCTGCTCTGGCTCAAGTCCGCCTACCTGACCAACAGCATCTTCCCCCATCACGACCTCGTGGTCACCCAGTTCGCGGGTAACCATTCGATCGCCGTGCGGATCTTCGTGATCTCCTTCTACATCGCCTTCTCGGCCTTCGCGGCCGCCTCCCTGCTGGGCCGGGTGCTCTTTGCGCTGGACCTGCTGCTGACCTATGCGGTGCTCTGCGCGGCCTTCGACATGACCGGCGCCCTGGCGGCCTGGAGCCTCGATCTGACCTATTCGCTGCACTTCGTGGAAATCGTCAGCGGCATCACCGGCTTTGCCGTCTATTCCTTCAAGCTGATGGAACGCGGCCATATGCCCTCGCGCATTCCCGTCGAACACCGCCCCAAGCAGATGCGCCGCGCCTTCCTGAGGCTCGGCTTTGCGCTGATCCTGGCGGGCGGCCTGTCGATCTGGGTCGGCGGCATGGACCTGGAAATCGTGAAATGGATGCGCGAAGTCACGCTTCTGGGCGGCATCGGTCCCGGCGTCTTCCTGTTCCTGCCGGTCTGTTTCTTCACCCTCTACGGGTTTGCCCTGTGGGACGACTGGCGCCAGCGGCACCGGGTCTTTGCCCCCGACATCAGCGTCATCGTGCCCGCCCACAACGAAGAATACATCATCGAGCGCACCATCCAGGGCCTCGACCGGGCCGCCGCGAACTATGCCGGTCAGGTCCATATCCTGATCATGGAGAACAACTCCACCGACGACACCGCCGCCATCGCCGCCCGGGCCCTGGCCGCCTGCGAAAGCGCGACAGGCCGGGTCATCCCGGTGCCCACACCGGGCAAATCCAATGCGCTGAACGCCGGGCTGGACGCGGCCGAGACCGAATTCCTGGTCCGCGTCGATGCCGATACCGTGCTGGGCCAAGACAACCTGACCCGCGCCATGCAGCACTTTGCCGACCCCGCGGTCGGCACCGTCGGCGGCGTGCCGATCCCCCCGGGCGGCGCCCTGTTCGACCGCCCCCGCCTGCTGGAAGTGCTGGTCAAGCACGGCTTCTACTCCGTCGCCTTCAGCGCCGTCGAAAGCGTCGTCGGCATCCCCGGCATGTTCGTCGTCTACCGCACCGAACACCCGCGCTACCTCGGCGGCTTCGTCGAGGGCATGAACGGCGAGGACACCGACATCTCGCTGCGGATCGGAGAGCTCGGCTTTCATTCCGTGGTCGATCCCAAGATCCGCTATGTCTCGGAAGTGCCGGCAACCTATGGCCATATGCGCGAACAGCGGATGCGCTGGTTCCGCTCGGTCTACCACGTCAGCTCGCGTTGCCGCGACCTGATCTATTCCGACTGGCCCACCCTGCGCGGCAAGGTGCTGCTGCCCTTCATGCTGGTCAATTCCGGCCGCCGGGCCATGCTGGTGCCGCTGATCCTGTTCGGCGTCATCGAATACGCCGGCGGCTTCAACCCCGGAAGCCCGCTTGCCTGGCAGGCCGTCGTCGCCGTCATGATCGGCGCCCCCGCCATGATGGCCGTCGTCGCCGCCCTCTTCAACGGCATGCCAAAGGCAATCCTCAACCTGCCACACTACCTCCTCTTCCGCATCCTGCGCGCCTACTTCACCCTCGAATCCATGCTCTCAATCTCGATCCGCACAAACCGGGAAGACATCGCACGCGCATACCTGCGAAACATCATCCCGGATAAACCCGTCAGGGTCGCATGA